One region of Pseudomonas sp. B21-040 genomic DNA includes:
- a CDS encoding pirin family protein — MLELRSFSSLGGAHHGWLDAHHHFSFAEYYDPKRMNWGNLRVWNDDVIAPGTGFPQHPHRDMEIITYVREGAITHQDNLGNKGRTEAGDVQVMSAGTGIAHSEYNLEATPTKIFQIWIIPNESGLAPSWGAKPFPKGEREGFVTLASGKSGDDQSLRIRADARLVAANLKAGESAEYRLDSGRRAYLVPATGVIEVNGLRAQARDGVAVADEQVLRVTAIEDSEIVLVDLA, encoded by the coding sequence ATGCTCGAACTCAGATCCTTTAGCTCTTTGGGTGGCGCCCATCACGGCTGGTTGGATGCCCATCATCACTTTTCGTTCGCTGAGTACTATGACCCCAAGCGCATGAACTGGGGCAACCTGCGGGTGTGGAACGATGACGTGATCGCCCCTGGCACCGGGTTTCCACAACACCCGCATCGGGACATGGAAATCATTACCTATGTTCGTGAAGGCGCGATTACTCACCAGGACAACCTTGGCAACAAGGGCCGCACCGAAGCAGGTGATGTTCAGGTGATGAGCGCCGGCACCGGGATCGCACACAGCGAATACAACCTGGAGGCGACACCGACCAAGATTTTCCAGATCTGGATTATCCCGAACGAGTCCGGTCTTGCACCGTCCTGGGGCGCCAAGCCGTTCCCGAAAGGTGAGCGTGAAGGCTTCGTGACTCTGGCCAGCGGCAAATCCGGTGACGATCAAAGTTTGCGAATCCGTGCCGATGCGCGGCTGGTGGCGGCCAACCTGAAGGCCGGTGAATCGGCTGAATATCGCCTGGACAGCGGTCGTCGCGCTTACCTGGTGCCAGCCACCGGTGTCATTGAAGTCAACGGCTTGCGTGCACAAGCTCGAGACGGTGTTGCCGTGGCCGATGAGCAGGTGTTGCGAGTGACAGCGATCGAGGACAGTGAAATCGTCCTGGTCGACCTGGCTTGA
- the pgm gene encoding phosphoglucomutase (alpha-D-glucose-1,6-bisphosphate-dependent), giving the protein MTLSPFAGKPAPAELLVDIPRLVTAYYTGQPDAAISTQRVAFGTSGHRGSSFDLSFNEWHVLAISQAICLYREAQGIDGPLFVGIDTHALSTPAGASALEVLAANGVTVMIAEGDEYTPTPAISHAILCYNRGRTSGLADGIVITPSHNPPQSGGYKYNPTNGGPADTHITKWIEAKANELLAAKLAGVKRISYEQALKASTTHRHDYLNTYVADLINVIDFDAIRDAKLRLGVDPLGGAGVRYWSAIAEHYRLDLDVVNKQVDPTFRFMTVDWDGQIRMDPSSSHAMQGLIGLKERFDVAFACDPDHDRHGIVTPSGGLLAPNNYLAVSIDYLFQNRPQWRADAAVGKTVVSSGLIDRVAKRLGRRLYEVPVGFKWFADGLFDGSLGFGGEESAGASFLRKDGGVWCTDKDGLIPALLAAEMTARTGRDPSQAYRALTDELGEPFSVRVDAKANPEQKALLSKLSPDQVTSTELAGEAIQSILSHAPGNDQAIGGLKVMTENGWFAARPSGTEDIYKIYAESFVSDDHLKQLVAEAQTLVDGAIAAK; this is encoded by the coding sequence ATGACACTCAGTCCTTTTGCGGGCAAACCGGCACCGGCAGAATTGTTGGTCGATATCCCGCGACTGGTAACGGCCTATTACACCGGCCAGCCTGACGCCGCCATCTCAACCCAGCGTGTAGCATTTGGCACGTCCGGGCACCGAGGCAGCTCGTTCGACCTGAGTTTCAACGAGTGGCACGTTCTGGCTATCAGCCAGGCGATCTGCCTGTATCGCGAAGCCCAAGGCATCGACGGCCCGTTGTTCGTCGGGATCGACACCCACGCACTGTCCACGCCGGCGGGTGCCAGCGCCCTGGAAGTGTTGGCGGCGAACGGCGTCACCGTGATGATCGCCGAAGGCGATGAATACACGCCGACCCCGGCCATTTCCCATGCCATTCTCTGCTACAACCGTGGTCGCACGTCGGGGCTGGCGGACGGTATCGTCATCACGCCGTCCCACAACCCGCCGCAAAGCGGTGGCTACAAGTACAACCCCACCAACGGTGGTCCGGCCGATACCCATATCACCAAGTGGATCGAGGCCAAGGCCAACGAACTGCTGGCCGCCAAGCTCGCTGGCGTCAAGCGCATCAGCTATGAGCAGGCCCTGAAAGCCAGCACGACTCACCGTCACGATTACCTCAATACCTACGTTGCCGATCTGATCAACGTGATCGACTTCGACGCCATCCGTGATGCCAAGCTGCGTCTGGGCGTTGATCCGTTGGGCGGAGCAGGGGTGCGCTACTGGTCGGCTATTGCCGAGCACTACCGTCTGGACCTCGACGTGGTCAACAAACAGGTTGATCCGACGTTCCGGTTCATGACCGTCGACTGGGACGGCCAGATCCGCATGGACCCATCGTCCAGCCACGCGATGCAAGGCCTGATCGGCCTCAAAGAGCGCTTTGATGTCGCGTTTGCCTGCGACCCGGATCATGACCGTCATGGCATCGTTACGCCGTCCGGTGGTTTGCTTGCACCGAACAATTACCTGGCGGTATCGATCGACTACCTGTTTCAGAACCGCCCGCAGTGGCGCGCCGATGCAGCCGTGGGCAAGACCGTGGTCAGCAGCGGCTTGATTGATCGCGTTGCCAAGCGCCTGGGGCGTCGATTGTACGAAGTGCCCGTCGGCTTCAAATGGTTTGCTGACGGTCTGTTCGACGGTTCGCTGGGTTTCGGCGGCGAAGAAAGTGCTGGCGCCTCGTTCCTGCGCAAGGATGGCGGTGTCTGGTGCACCGACAAGGATGGCTTGATCCCGGCACTGCTGGCAGCAGAAATGACTGCTCGCACCGGCCGCGACCCGAGTCAGGCCTATCGTGCATTGACCGACGAACTCGGCGAGCCGTTCTCGGTACGCGTGGATGCCAAGGCCAACCCTGAGCAGAAAGCCTTGCTGAGCAAGCTGTCGCCGGATCAGGTCACCTCGACCGAGCTGGCGGGCGAAGCCATCCAAAGCATCCTCAGCCATGCGCCGGGTAATGATCAGGCCATCGGCGGCCTGAAGGTCATGACTGAAAACGGCTGGTTCGCGGCGCGCCCATCGGGCACGGAAGACATCTACAAGATCTACGCCGAAAGCTTTGTGAGTGATGACCACCTCAAGCAATTGGTGGCAGAAGCACAAACACTGGTGGATGGCGCAATCGCTGCGAAGTGA